A genomic window from Haladaptatus caseinilyticus includes:
- the hmgB gene encoding hydroxymethylglutaryl-CoA synthase, protein MTAVGIDAIEIWTGKLKLDLPETFAPEKDEDPEKYTKGLGLYASSFPDAHEDIVTMGANAAYRLMDRKGLTPDDIGRIDVATESAFDNSKPVSTYIAGCLEQVYDGDFHHANKGERKFACIAGTQSLDDAYNWIKAGRNRGRSALVVATDTALYARGDPGEATQGAGAVAMLISEDPSLVELSTEQGYGSADETDFLKPNQQFPSVDGKRSMQVYLARMREALEDFESVAGDTHPEDFEYIPFHTPFPGMVRKAGLLGYRHMIRGTEVEDELAEEIGRQPREEEYDDRESYEEAILAYMDQLKSTAQYREWYGETIDPTLAISREVGNWYTGSVHIARASALQYASENDLDVTGKQLLVGSYGSGAQAEIHAETVQDGWEEEIGDFNIDEQIRDRYNLSFEEYEQVHDRHNHDKRVELDDFTDPEDEFVFTGRGEMDERTYEYVE, encoded by the coding sequence ATGACAGCCGTCGGTATCGACGCCATCGAAATATGGACTGGGAAGCTGAAACTCGACCTACCGGAGACCTTCGCTCCCGAGAAGGACGAAGACCCGGAGAAGTACACGAAAGGACTGGGACTGTACGCCAGTTCGTTCCCGGATGCGCACGAGGACATCGTGACGATGGGTGCGAACGCGGCCTATCGCCTCATGGACCGAAAGGGTCTGACGCCCGACGACATCGGTCGCATCGACGTGGCGACTGAGAGCGCGTTCGACAACTCCAAGCCGGTATCGACATACATCGCGGGTTGTCTCGAACAGGTGTACGACGGGGATTTCCACCACGCGAACAAGGGCGAGCGAAAGTTCGCCTGTATCGCCGGAACACAGAGCTTGGACGACGCCTACAACTGGATCAAGGCGGGACGGAATCGCGGACGCTCAGCGCTCGTCGTCGCCACCGACACGGCACTCTATGCGCGTGGTGACCCCGGCGAAGCGACGCAGGGAGCAGGCGCGGTCGCCATGCTCATCAGCGAGGACCCGAGCCTCGTCGAACTCTCCACGGAACAGGGGTACGGTAGTGCCGACGAAACCGACTTCCTGAAGCCAAACCAGCAGTTCCCGAGTGTGGACGGCAAACGTTCGATGCAGGTTTATCTCGCCCGGATGCGCGAAGCCCTCGAGGACTTCGAGAGCGTCGCGGGCGACACCCACCCCGAGGACTTCGAGTACATCCCGTTCCACACGCCGTTCCCTGGCATGGTGCGAAAGGCGGGTCTACTCGGCTACCGTCACATGATTCGGGGCACCGAAGTCGAGGACGAGCTAGCCGAGGAAATCGGACGCCAACCCCGCGAGGAGGAGTACGACGACCGCGAATCCTACGAGGAGGCCATCCTCGCGTACATGGACCAGCTCAAATCGACCGCCCAGTACCGGGAATGGTACGGCGAAACCATCGATCCGACGCTCGCCATCTCCCGCGAAGTCGGTAACTGGTACACCGGGTCGGTCCACATCGCCCGTGCCTCGGCGCTCCAGTACGCCAGCGAAAACGACCTCGACGTGACCGGAAAGCAACTTCTCGTCGGGTCCTACGGCAGCGGCGCACAGGCCGAAATCCACGCCGAAACCGTGCAGGATGGCTGGGAGGAAGAGATCGGCGACTTCAACATCGACGAGCAGATTCGGGACCGCTACAACCTCTCCTTTGAGGAGTACGAGCAGGTTCACGACCGCCACAACCACGATAAGCGCGTCGAACTGGACGACTTCACGGACCCCGAAGACGAGTTCGTCTTCACGGGGCGCGGCGAGATGGACGAGCGAACCTACGAATACGTCGAATGA
- a CDS encoding DUF2150 family protein, with product MSAPPEEFYSEERWQNWLDRIKDEDIDPENEDSARLLLNLQDDVAIAVAKIVTAYDDDEIDEETALSELTDIRETVLAEVEFEDEEKAMLIDGVQTSLLCVFYGSEEYVAHGPAEDAEVQEYILEAQKAEAAEDLDSALGLVSAAGTRIISGDELDMSVTEEMDYGLVTEWVNGLDSLQSAMSDPEVVEEDDG from the coding sequence ATGAGCGCTCCTCCAGAGGAGTTCTACTCCGAAGAACGCTGGCAGAACTGGTTGGACAGAATCAAGGACGAGGACATCGACCCGGAGAACGAGGATTCGGCGCGTTTACTCCTCAACCTTCAGGACGACGTCGCTATCGCCGTCGCCAAAATCGTCACCGCTTACGATGACGACGAGATCGACGAGGAGACGGCACTCTCCGAACTCACTGACATTCGCGAAACGGTACTCGCGGAAGTCGAGTTCGAGGACGAAGAAAAAGCGATGCTCATCGACGGTGTCCAGACCAGTCTCCTCTGTGTCTTTTATGGTTCCGAGGAGTACGTGGCTCACGGCCCCGCGGAGGACGCGGAAGTACAGGAGTACATCCTCGAAGCGCAGAAAGCCGAGGCTGCGGAGGATTTGGATTCGGCACTTGGACTCGTGTCCGCCGCCGGTACGCGCATCATCTCCGGCGATGAATTAGACATGTCCGTGACAGAAGAGATGGATTACGGATTGGTGACGGAGTGGGTAAATGGCCTCGACAGCCTCCAGAGCGCGATGAGCGACCCAGAAGTGGTCGAGGAAGACGACGGGTGA